The Caldisericia bacterium genomic sequence TACAGGATTGTATTCATAACGCTCTCTTGCCCATCTCCTCCTATGAAGCAGTTGAGGTAAGGTTTTATAATTTTCATCATATGTTCTTTATGTTTTTTGACAAATATTATTCTATCAGAAGCCCATGTACTTGTCCTTAAAGACCTATCTACCTCGACTCCCAAATAGGCAAGTTTCTTTTCTATCTCTCTATTATTGTCATAATCCATCAGCATATAGGCCTCTCCTACTAATCCAACCTTTATAACTTCTTTCTTTTTATCTATAGTTATCCTCTTTAACATTTCCACTCCTTCTTCATAGGCTTCCTTTATCTTTCTCAAATTATTATATGGTGCTTTATCTAAAATTGTTAACGCCTTGTTAAGTGTATTAAGAGTTTCACCTCTATTAATCTCTCTTGGCATTATTTTGTATGCTAACTTTTCAAGTTTATCAATAAAGTAAAGTTTGTATCCAGCGTTTATAAAGCCTTTTATTACCTTCCATGGAGGATGGAAGCCAAACAGTTTTCCTATCATCTTTATAAACTTTGGAAAACCTCTGTAAAATGGATGGTCTATACCTTCAACTGTTATTATTTCAAAATTTTTGTAACCCAAATCTTTTAGTATTTTTTCGTGAAGCGCATTA encodes the following:
- a CDS encoding CoA protein activase translates to MSKRLIIFPRMGNSWISFKTYIKNIGDIPIIPRPLNKRVLELGVKYSPEGICFPFKVLLGQYLDLFERLNLGKERKVYIISLGGYGPCRFGYYNALHEKILKDLGYKNFEIITVEGIDHPFYRGFPKFIKMIGKLFGFHPPWKVIKGFINAGYKLYFIDKLEKLAYKIMPREINRGETLNTLNKALTILDKAPYNNLRKIKEAYEEGVEMLKRITIDKKKEVIKVGLVGEAYMLMDYDNNREIEKKLAYLGVEVDRSLRTSTWASDRIIFVKKHKEHMMKIIKPYLNCFIGGDGQESVMNTILYKEKGYDGVVHVLPFGCLPEIVAKEILAKVSRDIDMPVLSISLDEQTGEAGLITRLEAFVDLLRERKYKQKEVLV